The genomic stretch CTCAATGCAAGACAAAGTTGACCCTAATGCTTTGGCAAACAGTGTTGTAGTTAATCCTGCCAATATGTTAACTCATTGCAACCTTCCAGAGTTGACATCTTCCCAAGACTTCTCTGAATTGCCAATGCAATTGGAGGCAAAAAAAATGGTCCATGAGTGCTCATCTGAATCCTGTGTTCAGGCACATTCCGAGAAGGCTGCAATTTCTTCAAAAGACGAGTGCTTGAGTGAATCAAAGACTGATCCTTGTTCAGTAATGATGGATGTTAACTGTGCTAAGATTGTCACTGAAGCTACTAACCACAATGGCTTTACTCAACTGCATACCACTATATCTGAACAATGCTTTAGCGTTACACCATCAAAAGACCAAAATTTGCTTAATATTAATGATGGTATCTCCAACCTTTCCTTTAAGCATCATTCCAGCGAAGCTCAGGGATTCACTTTTGAATATGATAAAAGTAAGGAGTTAGTGAATCTGGAGAAGTGGGACTCTATTAGCAGCTGTCCTCCTGAAGGTCAGAGTCTATGTCAATTGGATCCTAATATGCTAGAAGTTGAGGAGAACGAAACAAGCAGCCATGCAATTAGCAAAAATGATGATAATGTGGTTTTGAGTTGTGTCAGTATCTCACATGAAGTACCTAGACCATCATCTGAGAAGATTATCTCTGATAAATCAGAGTTACCAGACATTGCAGAGGAGAATGAAACAAATAGCCATGCAATTAGAAAGTTTGGCGATTCTGTAGTTTTAAGTGTCAACATCTCAAATGAAGAACCTAGGCCACCATCAGAGAAGATTATTTCTGATAAACCAGAGTTACCAAACATTGCAGCACATGGTGGTGACATAGCAGAAAGTCTTCTGAATGGCTTGGTTTATGCCTCAAAGATGCCTTCAAAAGGAACCAATGACAAAATTGCTAGTTCTGTTGGGGAGATTGAAAATGGATCTGAATCCAAGACCACAGTGGTAAGGACCTCAAAGTCTTAATATTATCTCCAAAAATAAAGTTTTTATCCCTCATTATTATAATACTTTTTCCTGTTGTgttaattttttttcttaaaaatatatttgattgtCTTTTGAACAGGTTCTAAATCGTAGTCCACGAATGAAGTTGTTTAAACATGCTGGGTCTTTAAACTACAAAAGAATGCTTCCGATTTTCTTGGAAGCTGTGAAGTCTAAATCCTGTAAGTATCAATTCTTATTGTATTGAAAGATATGGTTCTGTAAAAAAgttcaatttcagttttttaaTCAGCATCCATTGTTTATAACTAAACTTACTACTTTTAGGTGCTTCAAATAATGATCATCAACCAAAAGTTCAGAAGCTTTTGGATCATACTCCAGCTGCTCCAATTTCAGATTCAAACTTGTTAGTAAATCTGATAAGTGCTTCAAATGACCGTGTTCCTATGGATGATACATGCGATTCTGGTGCTCAGAAAGAAACAGAGTTGCAAGCTTGTGATTTAAATAATGATAGTTCAAGCCCAAAATCTCAACTACCAGATAAACAGATCCTATCAAATGGACTTGACAAGCTAGAGAATTTAATCAGTTCACCAAAGTCTGTTCAGAGAGACTTACTAACCACACCTTTAAGACCTATAACTGAGGAAGTTATGACTATAGAAGAAGAGGCCACACCTGCTTTGTCTATTGGGGAGAGATCACCTGAAACACTTGGATATTCTCAGAGCTTGTCCCAACTTAAAGTCACAGATCAACCTAGTGCCCCAAGTGTTGGTTTCCAAAAAGGAATTTTGAGAAGAAACCCCAGAGGATGCAGAGGGCTTTGCACATGTTTAAACTGTGTTTCTTTCCGCCTCCATGCAGATAGAGCATTTGAATTTTCTAGAAATCAGCTGCTAGATGCTGATGAGGTCGCCCAAGACCTCATGAAGGAACTATCCCATCTCAGAAACATTTTAGAAAGAAACAACGATGGTGTCAATGACACTCCAGtttttgatggaagccaagtgAGTGCCACATGATCTTTCATTTTCTTTTGGATGGAGATTGACAAAATATCTTTCATTTTCTAATGTTTCTTCTCTGATCATTTTATCATTCTTAACTATATCTGTACCGATCCACACCTCTTTATATGCCAAATAGTGATAACGTAGCACAAAAATAAGAAGAAATCACTAAtcaaattaaattttttttttatctGTATATTTTCAGGTGAAAGAAGCTTGCAGGAAAGCATTTGAAACAGAACAACTGGCAAAGGAACGGCTTAGCCAGATGAATGATGATCTTAACATGCATTGCAGAACACCGGTATGTGTCATAGTTATTGCTAAAGTTAGTTTATCCAAATATACAGTTAGTTTATTTAGCTTATTTTGTGCAGAGTCTGCTGCCACCAAGTGTTAAATTTTCAGATCAAGTTGAAGAAAAAGTCATTCAACCAGACTCATAAAAATGGCCATTTGCATCCTACACTATCTATCGTCTGAACAGACATTTGTTTCTAGAAGTGGAGCAAGTTCAGCTTAATGTTGATGCTTGATATTTCTAGCAGTAGGGGGAAAGAGTGACAGGGAGAAGAACCTTACAGAGATTTGTTTTAGTTCCACTTTTTCTTGGGTGTGCTGTAGATACTTTTTTACAGAAGTTGATAATATATTTTCTTTATTCAAAGAAAGTTGgacttgtttttttttattatcatCGAACACTTGAAGAAATGGAGCGGGACCACTCATACAAATATTGGATCCGGATACTTGGACCTATTTAATTTGTTTTTCTTCTTCCAATCTGTCCCTTGACAAGTATTTATTTTCAAAAACTACTTTTCATTTTCTAATCTTTAAACCTCCACCATCTAACTGATAATCAAATGTAAACGAAGTAGCAAAGGTTCTTCCATTTGCATATTAGCATTTTTTTGCATAGGTAAATGATATGTTGAATGATTGTGTTTTTTTTGCATAGGTAAGTGATATGTTGAATGATTGTGTTTTTTTTACATTATGAGAATCGTTTGCGAACTTAGCTCAAGTCATGTATGTAGGGTCTGAATTTCTAGTTCTTTTGAGTATTTAATTTAAGTATGTTCACATAAAATAAATTTAAGTGTGTTAATGTAAATTCAATTCCCCTATCACATGCAATTtgctctctctctatatatatatatatataaaagtatTTGTCACATAAAGGATTGGTTAGAATTGTTTTTTTTTGAATAAACACAAGAAATTCTATTAGGATTCCAGAAAAGAGGAGAGAAGagaagatgaagaaaaataaaaaataagattGGTTAGAATTGTTTTTCACTTACTCAATTAGGGGTCAAAGATTACAAGTGAATAACAACAATTAATTTCCCTAACAACTTGAGAGAACTAGTCTATTTATAGACTATTAAGTTAACTTAAGCTACATACTAACTTAAATAATTGGGCTAAACAAACATGTCTAATTTGACATGCTAACAATCGTAGCGATTTCGACCACTGCATGCTTGAGCATACTTTGACTACAACATGA from Lathyrus oleraceus cultivar Zhongwan6 chromosome 7, CAAS_Psat_ZW6_1.0, whole genome shotgun sequence encodes the following:
- the LOC127101605 gene encoding uncharacterized protein LOC127101605; translated protein: MEVIQKSRKRNHRSQPVSSTFTRSRSQSLLHRSRSGQIRPDPIRGKAEPCTVLVPVPVPVPTQEELYHVPVHFAGNNASQEFSESEYKTLIQDICKDYCESDSEDKDLVKDLCKKAKLDDGDLACATAKDLRTRRVYSFLSSAGACSDRIGSALSNRSAVDSEREVAESEFESLFVDNGDARVDDGRVSLTEVPVLGFSCESRDFNRGNIESSYESPKLQVHKQIDEKNGGYCLEKIDDLGEEPVQTTPPDAVISINLEVNGAARKTREALTVKDTPLAVNAEENSGKGFFGTKDCQLNSHALKSKSVLKPRLPGKLFKAPGSVNYRRLMEIMGDDFGILNSGHCLKDKKVMDAHGFECPLSSDSHDEASKPETMTDSFTMLDTNGPKLTSSPMQLDIAKVNGECLSGPSKDDECVSDSKADPAAGFLGARDVGNAGATNHSSCVSEQLGVLNKDSIPATHDPELHDSSMLNVDQTESMSKDVCPKADKRNMPLKNKHVHRPYLNGKLIKTPGSVNYRRLLPFLKNCTKEDSGTSKFGDQAQDSGLYAKELPLPSQSEEASINIQMAVSGSMQDKVDPNALANSVVVNPANMLTHCNLPELTSSQDFSELPMQLEAKKMVHECSSESCVQAHSEKAAISSKDECLSESKTDPCSVMMDVNCAKIVTEATNHNGFTQLHTTISEQCFSVTPSKDQNLLNINDGISNLSFKHHSSEAQGFTFEYDKSKELVNLEKWDSISSCPPEGQSLCQLDPNMLEVEENETSSHAISKNDDNVVLSCVSISHEVPRPSSEKIISDKSELPDIAEENETNSHAIRKFGDSVVLSVNISNEEPRPPSEKIISDKPELPNIAAHGGDIAESLLNGLVYASKMPSKGTNDKIASSVGEIENGSESKTTVVLNRSPRMKLFKHAGSLNYKRMLPIFLEAVKSKSCASNNDHQPKVQKLLDHTPAAPISDSNLLVNLISASNDRVPMDDTCDSGAQKETELQACDLNNDSSSPKSQLPDKQILSNGLDKLENLISSPKSVQRDLLTTPLRPITEEVMTIEEEATPALSIGERSPETLGYSQSLSQLKVTDQPSAPSVGFQKGILRRNPRGCRGLCTCLNCVSFRLHADRAFEFSRNQLLDADEVAQDLMKELSHLRNILERNNDGVNDTPVFDGSQVKEACRKAFETEQLAKERLSQMNDDLNMHCRTPSLLPPSVKFSDQVEEKVIQPDS